A region from the Drosophila ananassae strain 14024-0371.13 chromosome 2L, ASM1763931v2, whole genome shotgun sequence genome encodes:
- the LOC6499854 gene encoding fasciclin-1 isoform X14, giving the protein MFAKAALLMVLLCAASAATAADLADRLRDDSELSQSTAKSLRRLMPVRFYSLLESNAIANSTLSLRSCTIFVPTNEAFQRYKSKTAHVLYHITTAAYSQQNLPNTISSDMDGNPPLYITKNSNGDIFVNNARIIPSLTVETNSGGKRQVMHIIDEVLEPLTAKSGDSDPISNPDALKFLQQAEQLNLDNFNVRTYRNQVTLAKKESVFKSPGTHTFLLPVDEGFKLSARSSLVDAKVIDGHMIPNTVIFTAAAQHDDPKTSAAFEDLLKVTVSFFKQKNGKMYVKSNTIVGDSKHREGVVLAEIVKANIPVRNGVVHLIHRPLMIIDTTVTQFLQKNFGCNSFKFMNENSENGALRKFYEVIMDNGGAVLDDINNLSEVTILAPSNEAWNSSKINNLLADRKKLRQILNMHIIKDRLNVEKIRQKNANLIAQVPTVNNNTFLYFNVRGEGSDAVITVEGGGVNATVIQADVAQTNGYVHIIDHVLGVPYTTVLGKLESDPMMSDTYKMGEFSHFNDQLNNTQRLFTYFVPRDKGWQKTELDYPSAHKKLFMPDFSYHSKSILERHLAIADRVYTMKDLVQYSQESGSVILPTFRDSLKIRVEEENGRYVITWNHKKINVYRPDVECTNGIIHVIDYPILEEKDVVVSGG; this is encoded by the exons ATGTTCGCCAAAGCAGCGCTGCTAATGGTGCTGCTCTGCGCCGCGAGCGCAGCCACCGCCGCCGACCTGGCGGACAGATTGCGCGATGACTCGGAACTCTCGCAG AGCACTGCCAAATCCTTGAGGCGTCTAATGCCAGTCAGG TTCTACAGCCTGTTGGAAAGCAATGCCATCGCCAACTCGACGCTCTCGCTGCGCAGCTGCACGATCTTTGTGCCCACCAATGAAGCCTTCCAGCGCTACAAGAGCAAAACTGCCCATGTGCTCTACCACATCA CAACTGCGGCGTACAGCCAACAGAATCTGCCCAACACCATTTCATCGGACATGGACGGCAATCCGCCACTCTACATCACAAAGAACTCCAATGGCGACATCTTTGTGAACAATGCCCGGATCATTCCCTCGCTGACCGTAGAGACGAACAGCGGTGGAAAGCGCCAG GTCATGCACATCATTGATGAGGTGCTGGAGCCGCTAACTGCCAAGTCTGGCGACTCGGACCCCATCAGCAATCCGGATGCCCTGAAGTTCCTGCAGCAGGCCGAGCAGCTCAACCTGGACAACTTCAATGTGCGCACTTATCGCAACCAAGTGACACTGGCCAAGAAGGAGTCTGTCTTCAAGTCTCCCGGAACGCACACCTTCCTCCTTCCCGTCGACGAGGGCTTCAAG CTCTCGGCTCGCAGCAGCTTGGTGGATGCTAAGGTCATCGATGGCCATATGATTCCAAACACTGTCATCTTCACTGCCGCCGCTCAGCACGACGATCCTAAGACTTCCGCCGCATTTGAGGATCTCCTCAAGGTTACCGTCAGCTTTTTCAAGCAAAAGAACGGAAAAA TGTACGTCAAGTCCAACACGATTGTGGGTGATAGTAAGCACCGGGAGGGAGTCGTCCTGGCCGAGATCGTCAAGGCCAACATTCCAGTGCGCAACGGAGTCGTCCATCTCATCCACCGCCCGCTGATGATCATCGATACGACGGTTACCCAATTCTTGCAG aaaaattttgggtGTAAT TCGTTCAAG TTCATGAAC GAGAACTCCGAGAATGGGGCGCTGCGCAAGTTCTACGAAGTAATCATGGACAACGGAGGAGCAGTCCTAGACGACATCAACAACCTATCCGAGGTGACCATTCTGGCCCCCAGCAATGAGGCTTGGAACTCATCCAAAATTAACAATCTTCTGGC AGATCGCAAAAAGTTGAGGCAAATCTTGAACATGCACATCATCAAGGACCGCTTGAACGTGGAAAAGATCCGGCAGAAGAATGCCAACTTG ATTGCCCAGGTACCCACAGTGAACAACAACACTTTCCTGTACTTCAACGTCCGCGGCGAGGGATCGGATGCCGTCATCACGGTCGAGGGTGGCGGTGTCAATGCCACCGTTATCCAAGCTGACGTGGCCCAGACCAATGGCTATGTCCACATCATCGATCATGTTTTGGGTGTGCCATACACCACTGTACTTGGAAAACTGGAGTCCGATCCCATGATGAG TGACACCTACAAGATGGGCGAGTTCTCGCACTTTAACGACCAGCTGAACAACACCCAGCGTCTCTTCACCTACTTCGTGCCCCGGGACAAGGGCTGGCAGAAGACCGAGCTGGATTACCCCTCCGCCCATAAGAAGCTCTTCATGCCCGACTTTTCCTATCAT TCCAAGTCCATTCTGGAGAGGCACTTGGCCATTGCAGATCGCGTTTACACCATGAAGGATCTGGTCCAATACTCACAGGAGAGCGGCAGCGTTATCCTGCCCACTTTCCGCGACTCGCTAAAAATTCGCGTGGAGGAGGAGAATGGAC GCTATGTGATTACCTGGAACCACAAGAAGATCAACGTCTACCGGCCGGATGTGGAGTGCACCAACGGAATCATACACGTCATCGACTATCCGATCCTCGAGGAGAAGGACGTGGTCGTCAGCGGAG GTTAG
- the LOC6499854 gene encoding fasciclin-1 isoform X10 — MFAKAALLMVLLCAASAATAADLADRLRDDSELSQSTAKSLRRLMPVRFYSLLESNAIANSTLSLRSCTIFVPTNEAFQRYKSKTAHVLYHITTAAYSQQNLPNTISSDMDGNPPLYITKNSNGDIFVNNARIIPSLTVETNSGGKRQVMHIIDEVLEPLTAKSGDSDPISNPDALKFLQQAEQLNLDNFNVRTYRNQVTLAKKESVFKSPGTHTFLLPVDEGFKLSARSSLVDAKVIDGHMIPNTVIFTAAAQHDDPKTSAAFEDLLKVTVSFFKQKNGKMYVKSNTIVGDSKHREGVVLAEIVKANIPVRNGVVHLIHRPLMIIDTTVTQFLQKNFGCNSFKFMNENSENGALRKFYEVIMDNGGAVLDDINNLSEVTILAPSNEAWNSSKINNLLADRKKLRQILNMHIIKDRLNVEKIRQKNANLIAQVPTVNNNTFLYFNVRGEGSDAVITVEGGGVNATVIQADVAQTNGYVHIIDHVLGVPYTTVLGKLESDPMMSDTYKMGEFSHFNDQLNNTQRLFTYFVPRDKGWQKTELDYPSAHKKLFMPDFSYHSKSILERHLAIADRVYTMKDLVQYSQESGSVILPTFRDSLKIRVEEENGHLHDEYASHEWTGYVITWNHKKINVYRPDVECTNGIIHVIDYPILEEKDVVVSGG, encoded by the exons ATGTTCGCCAAAGCAGCGCTGCTAATGGTGCTGCTCTGCGCCGCGAGCGCAGCCACCGCCGCCGACCTGGCGGACAGATTGCGCGATGACTCGGAACTCTCGCAG AGCACTGCCAAATCCTTGAGGCGTCTAATGCCAGTCAGG TTCTACAGCCTGTTGGAAAGCAATGCCATCGCCAACTCGACGCTCTCGCTGCGCAGCTGCACGATCTTTGTGCCCACCAATGAAGCCTTCCAGCGCTACAAGAGCAAAACTGCCCATGTGCTCTACCACATCA CAACTGCGGCGTACAGCCAACAGAATCTGCCCAACACCATTTCATCGGACATGGACGGCAATCCGCCACTCTACATCACAAAGAACTCCAATGGCGACATCTTTGTGAACAATGCCCGGATCATTCCCTCGCTGACCGTAGAGACGAACAGCGGTGGAAAGCGCCAG GTCATGCACATCATTGATGAGGTGCTGGAGCCGCTAACTGCCAAGTCTGGCGACTCGGACCCCATCAGCAATCCGGATGCCCTGAAGTTCCTGCAGCAGGCCGAGCAGCTCAACCTGGACAACTTCAATGTGCGCACTTATCGCAACCAAGTGACACTGGCCAAGAAGGAGTCTGTCTTCAAGTCTCCCGGAACGCACACCTTCCTCCTTCCCGTCGACGAGGGCTTCAAG CTCTCGGCTCGCAGCAGCTTGGTGGATGCTAAGGTCATCGATGGCCATATGATTCCAAACACTGTCATCTTCACTGCCGCCGCTCAGCACGACGATCCTAAGACTTCCGCCGCATTTGAGGATCTCCTCAAGGTTACCGTCAGCTTTTTCAAGCAAAAGAACGGAAAAA TGTACGTCAAGTCCAACACGATTGTGGGTGATAGTAAGCACCGGGAGGGAGTCGTCCTGGCCGAGATCGTCAAGGCCAACATTCCAGTGCGCAACGGAGTCGTCCATCTCATCCACCGCCCGCTGATGATCATCGATACGACGGTTACCCAATTCTTGCAG aaaaattttgggtGTAAT TCGTTCAAG TTCATGAAC GAGAACTCCGAGAATGGGGCGCTGCGCAAGTTCTACGAAGTAATCATGGACAACGGAGGAGCAGTCCTAGACGACATCAACAACCTATCCGAGGTGACCATTCTGGCCCCCAGCAATGAGGCTTGGAACTCATCCAAAATTAACAATCTTCTGGC AGATCGCAAAAAGTTGAGGCAAATCTTGAACATGCACATCATCAAGGACCGCTTGAACGTGGAAAAGATCCGGCAGAAGAATGCCAACTTG ATTGCCCAGGTACCCACAGTGAACAACAACACTTTCCTGTACTTCAACGTCCGCGGCGAGGGATCGGATGCCGTCATCACGGTCGAGGGTGGCGGTGTCAATGCCACCGTTATCCAAGCTGACGTGGCCCAGACCAATGGCTATGTCCACATCATCGATCATGTTTTGGGTGTGCCATACACCACTGTACTTGGAAAACTGGAGTCCGATCCCATGATGAG TGACACCTACAAGATGGGCGAGTTCTCGCACTTTAACGACCAGCTGAACAACACCCAGCGTCTCTTCACCTACTTCGTGCCCCGGGACAAGGGCTGGCAGAAGACCGAGCTGGATTACCCCTCCGCCCATAAGAAGCTCTTCATGCCCGACTTTTCCTATCAT TCCAAGTCCATTCTGGAGAGGCACTTGGCCATTGCAGATCGCGTTTACACCATGAAGGATCTGGTCCAATACTCACAGGAGAGCGGCAGCGTTATCCTGCCCACTTTCCGCGACTCGCTAAAAATTCGCGTGGAGGAGGAGAATGGAC ATCTACATGATGAGTATGCTAGTCACGAATGGACTG GCTATGTGATTACCTGGAACCACAAGAAGATCAACGTCTACCGGCCGGATGTGGAGTGCACCAACGGAATCATACACGTCATCGACTATCCGATCCTCGAGGAGAAGGACGTGGTCGTCAGCGGAG GTTAG
- the LOC6499854 gene encoding fasciclin-1 isoform X1, with amino-acid sequence MFAKAALLMVLLCAASAATAADLADRLRDDSELSQSTAKSLRRLMPVRFYSLLESNAIANSTLSLRSCTIFVPTNEAFQRYKSKTAHVLYHITTAAYSQQNLPNTISSDMDGNPPLYITKNSNGDIFVNNARIIPSLTVETNSGGKRQVMHIIDEVLEPLTAKSGDSDPISNPDALKFLQQAEQLNLDNFNVRTYRNQVTLAKKESVFKSPGTHTFLLPVDEGFKLSARSSLVDAKVIDGHMIPNTVIFTAAAQHDDPKTSAAFEDLLKVTVSFFKQKNGKMYVKSNTIVGDSKHREGVVLAEIVKANIPVRNGVVHLIHRPLMIIDTTVTQFLQKNFGCNSFKFMNENSENGALRKFYEVIMDNGGAVLDDINNLSEVTILAPSNEAWNSSKINNLLADRKKLRQILNMHIIKDRLNVEKIRQKNANLIAQVPTVNNNTFLYFNVRGEGSDAVITVEGGGVNATVIQADVAQTNGYVHIIDHVLGVPYTTVLGKLESDPMMSDTYKMGEFSHFNDQLNNTQRLFTYFVPRDKGWQKTELDYPSAHKKLFMPDFSYHSKSILERHLAIADRVYTMKDLVQYSQESGSVILPTFRDSLKIRVEEENGHLHDEYASHEWTGYVITWNHKKINVYRPDVECTNGIIHVIDYPILEEKDVVVSGGSYLTESTICITLANLIMITVAKLLN; translated from the exons ATGTTCGCCAAAGCAGCGCTGCTAATGGTGCTGCTCTGCGCCGCGAGCGCAGCCACCGCCGCCGACCTGGCGGACAGATTGCGCGATGACTCGGAACTCTCGCAG AGCACTGCCAAATCCTTGAGGCGTCTAATGCCAGTCAGG TTCTACAGCCTGTTGGAAAGCAATGCCATCGCCAACTCGACGCTCTCGCTGCGCAGCTGCACGATCTTTGTGCCCACCAATGAAGCCTTCCAGCGCTACAAGAGCAAAACTGCCCATGTGCTCTACCACATCA CAACTGCGGCGTACAGCCAACAGAATCTGCCCAACACCATTTCATCGGACATGGACGGCAATCCGCCACTCTACATCACAAAGAACTCCAATGGCGACATCTTTGTGAACAATGCCCGGATCATTCCCTCGCTGACCGTAGAGACGAACAGCGGTGGAAAGCGCCAG GTCATGCACATCATTGATGAGGTGCTGGAGCCGCTAACTGCCAAGTCTGGCGACTCGGACCCCATCAGCAATCCGGATGCCCTGAAGTTCCTGCAGCAGGCCGAGCAGCTCAACCTGGACAACTTCAATGTGCGCACTTATCGCAACCAAGTGACACTGGCCAAGAAGGAGTCTGTCTTCAAGTCTCCCGGAACGCACACCTTCCTCCTTCCCGTCGACGAGGGCTTCAAG CTCTCGGCTCGCAGCAGCTTGGTGGATGCTAAGGTCATCGATGGCCATATGATTCCAAACACTGTCATCTTCACTGCCGCCGCTCAGCACGACGATCCTAAGACTTCCGCCGCATTTGAGGATCTCCTCAAGGTTACCGTCAGCTTTTTCAAGCAAAAGAACGGAAAAA TGTACGTCAAGTCCAACACGATTGTGGGTGATAGTAAGCACCGGGAGGGAGTCGTCCTGGCCGAGATCGTCAAGGCCAACATTCCAGTGCGCAACGGAGTCGTCCATCTCATCCACCGCCCGCTGATGATCATCGATACGACGGTTACCCAATTCTTGCAG aaaaattttgggtGTAAT TCGTTCAAG TTCATGAAC GAGAACTCCGAGAATGGGGCGCTGCGCAAGTTCTACGAAGTAATCATGGACAACGGAGGAGCAGTCCTAGACGACATCAACAACCTATCCGAGGTGACCATTCTGGCCCCCAGCAATGAGGCTTGGAACTCATCCAAAATTAACAATCTTCTGGC AGATCGCAAAAAGTTGAGGCAAATCTTGAACATGCACATCATCAAGGACCGCTTGAACGTGGAAAAGATCCGGCAGAAGAATGCCAACTTG ATTGCCCAGGTACCCACAGTGAACAACAACACTTTCCTGTACTTCAACGTCCGCGGCGAGGGATCGGATGCCGTCATCACGGTCGAGGGTGGCGGTGTCAATGCCACCGTTATCCAAGCTGACGTGGCCCAGACCAATGGCTATGTCCACATCATCGATCATGTTTTGGGTGTGCCATACACCACTGTACTTGGAAAACTGGAGTCCGATCCCATGATGAG TGACACCTACAAGATGGGCGAGTTCTCGCACTTTAACGACCAGCTGAACAACACCCAGCGTCTCTTCACCTACTTCGTGCCCCGGGACAAGGGCTGGCAGAAGACCGAGCTGGATTACCCCTCCGCCCATAAGAAGCTCTTCATGCCCGACTTTTCCTATCAT TCCAAGTCCATTCTGGAGAGGCACTTGGCCATTGCAGATCGCGTTTACACCATGAAGGATCTGGTCCAATACTCACAGGAGAGCGGCAGCGTTATCCTGCCCACTTTCCGCGACTCGCTAAAAATTCGCGTGGAGGAGGAGAATGGAC ATCTACATGATGAGTATGCTAGTCACGAATGGACTG GCTATGTGATTACCTGGAACCACAAGAAGATCAACGTCTACCGGCCGGATGTGGAGTGCACCAACGGAATCATACACGTCATCGACTATCCGATCCTCGAGGAGAAGGACGTGGTCGTCAGCGGAGGTAGCTATCTGACAGAATCAACCATTTGCATCACCTTGGCCAACCTCATAATGATAACAGTAGCAAAGCTCTTGAACTAA
- the LOC6499854 gene encoding fasciclin-1 isoform X4: protein MFAKAALLMVLLCAASAATAADLADRLRDDSELSQSTAKSLRRLMPVRFYSLLESNAIANSTLSLRSCTIFVPTNEAFQRYKSKTAHVLYHITTAAYSQQNLPNTISSDMDGNPPLYITKNSNGDIFVNNARIIPSLTVETNSGGKRQVMHIIDEVLEPLTAKSGDSDPISNPDALKFLQQAEQLNLDNFNVRTYRNQVTLAKKESVFKSPGTHTFLLPVDEGFKLSARSSLVDAKVIDGHMIPNTVIFTAAAQHDDPKTSAAFEDLLKVTVSFFKQKNGKMYVKSNTIVGDSKHREGVVLAEIVKANIPVRNGVVHLIHRPLMIIDTTVTQFLQSFKENSENGALRKFYEVIMDNGGAVLDDINNLSEVTILAPSNEAWNSSKINNLLADRKKLRQILNMHIIKDRLNVEKIRQKNANLIAQVPTVNNNTFLYFNVRGEGSDAVITVEGGGVNATVIQADVAQTNGYVHIIDHVLGVPYTTVLGKLESDPMMSDTYKMGEFSHFNDQLNNTQRLFTYFVPRDKGWQKTELDYPSAHKKLFMPDFSYHSKSILERHLAIADRVYTMKDLVQYSQESGSVILPTFRDSLKIRVEEENGHLHDEYASHEWTGYVITWNHKKINVYRPDVECTNGIIHVIDYPILEEKDVVVSGGSYLTESTICITLANLIMITVAKLLN, encoded by the exons ATGTTCGCCAAAGCAGCGCTGCTAATGGTGCTGCTCTGCGCCGCGAGCGCAGCCACCGCCGCCGACCTGGCGGACAGATTGCGCGATGACTCGGAACTCTCGCAG AGCACTGCCAAATCCTTGAGGCGTCTAATGCCAGTCAGG TTCTACAGCCTGTTGGAAAGCAATGCCATCGCCAACTCGACGCTCTCGCTGCGCAGCTGCACGATCTTTGTGCCCACCAATGAAGCCTTCCAGCGCTACAAGAGCAAAACTGCCCATGTGCTCTACCACATCA CAACTGCGGCGTACAGCCAACAGAATCTGCCCAACACCATTTCATCGGACATGGACGGCAATCCGCCACTCTACATCACAAAGAACTCCAATGGCGACATCTTTGTGAACAATGCCCGGATCATTCCCTCGCTGACCGTAGAGACGAACAGCGGTGGAAAGCGCCAG GTCATGCACATCATTGATGAGGTGCTGGAGCCGCTAACTGCCAAGTCTGGCGACTCGGACCCCATCAGCAATCCGGATGCCCTGAAGTTCCTGCAGCAGGCCGAGCAGCTCAACCTGGACAACTTCAATGTGCGCACTTATCGCAACCAAGTGACACTGGCCAAGAAGGAGTCTGTCTTCAAGTCTCCCGGAACGCACACCTTCCTCCTTCCCGTCGACGAGGGCTTCAAG CTCTCGGCTCGCAGCAGCTTGGTGGATGCTAAGGTCATCGATGGCCATATGATTCCAAACACTGTCATCTTCACTGCCGCCGCTCAGCACGACGATCCTAAGACTTCCGCCGCATTTGAGGATCTCCTCAAGGTTACCGTCAGCTTTTTCAAGCAAAAGAACGGAAAAA TGTACGTCAAGTCCAACACGATTGTGGGTGATAGTAAGCACCGGGAGGGAGTCGTCCTGGCCGAGATCGTCAAGGCCAACATTCCAGTGCGCAACGGAGTCGTCCATCTCATCCACCGCCCGCTGATGATCATCGATACGACGGTTACCCAATTCTTGCAG TCGTTCAAG GAGAACTCCGAGAATGGGGCGCTGCGCAAGTTCTACGAAGTAATCATGGACAACGGAGGAGCAGTCCTAGACGACATCAACAACCTATCCGAGGTGACCATTCTGGCCCCCAGCAATGAGGCTTGGAACTCATCCAAAATTAACAATCTTCTGGC AGATCGCAAAAAGTTGAGGCAAATCTTGAACATGCACATCATCAAGGACCGCTTGAACGTGGAAAAGATCCGGCAGAAGAATGCCAACTTG ATTGCCCAGGTACCCACAGTGAACAACAACACTTTCCTGTACTTCAACGTCCGCGGCGAGGGATCGGATGCCGTCATCACGGTCGAGGGTGGCGGTGTCAATGCCACCGTTATCCAAGCTGACGTGGCCCAGACCAATGGCTATGTCCACATCATCGATCATGTTTTGGGTGTGCCATACACCACTGTACTTGGAAAACTGGAGTCCGATCCCATGATGAG TGACACCTACAAGATGGGCGAGTTCTCGCACTTTAACGACCAGCTGAACAACACCCAGCGTCTCTTCACCTACTTCGTGCCCCGGGACAAGGGCTGGCAGAAGACCGAGCTGGATTACCCCTCCGCCCATAAGAAGCTCTTCATGCCCGACTTTTCCTATCAT TCCAAGTCCATTCTGGAGAGGCACTTGGCCATTGCAGATCGCGTTTACACCATGAAGGATCTGGTCCAATACTCACAGGAGAGCGGCAGCGTTATCCTGCCCACTTTCCGCGACTCGCTAAAAATTCGCGTGGAGGAGGAGAATGGAC ATCTACATGATGAGTATGCTAGTCACGAATGGACTG GCTATGTGATTACCTGGAACCACAAGAAGATCAACGTCTACCGGCCGGATGTGGAGTGCACCAACGGAATCATACACGTCATCGACTATCCGATCCTCGAGGAGAAGGACGTGGTCGTCAGCGGAGGTAGCTATCTGACAGAATCAACCATTTGCATCACCTTGGCCAACCTCATAATGATAACAGTAGCAAAGCTCTTGAACTAA
- the LOC6499854 gene encoding fasciclin-1 isoform X2, with protein MFAKAALLMVLLCAASAATAADLADRLRDDSELSQSTAKSLRRLMPVRFYSLLESNAIANSTLSLRSCTIFVPTNEAFQRYKSKTAHVLYHITTAAYSQQNLPNTISSDMDGNPPLYITKNSNGDIFVNNARIIPSLTVETNSGGKRQVMHIIDEVLEPLTAKSGDSDPISNPDALKFLQQAEQLNLDNFNVRTYRNQVTLAKKESVFKSPGTHTFLLPVDEGFKLSARSSLVDAKVIDGHMIPNTVIFTAAAQHDDPKTSAAFEDLLKVTVSFFKQKNGKMYVKSNTIVGDSKHREGVVLAEIVKANIPVRNGVVHLIHRPLMIIDTTVTQFLQSFKFMNENSENGALRKFYEVIMDNGGAVLDDINNLSEVTILAPSNEAWNSSKINNLLADRKKLRQILNMHIIKDRLNVEKIRQKNANLIAQVPTVNNNTFLYFNVRGEGSDAVITVEGGGVNATVIQADVAQTNGYVHIIDHVLGVPYTTVLGKLESDPMMSDTYKMGEFSHFNDQLNNTQRLFTYFVPRDKGWQKTELDYPSAHKKLFMPDFSYHSKSILERHLAIADRVYTMKDLVQYSQESGSVILPTFRDSLKIRVEEENGHLHDEYASHEWTGYVITWNHKKINVYRPDVECTNGIIHVIDYPILEEKDVVVSGGSYLTESTICITLANLIMITVAKLLN; from the exons ATGTTCGCCAAAGCAGCGCTGCTAATGGTGCTGCTCTGCGCCGCGAGCGCAGCCACCGCCGCCGACCTGGCGGACAGATTGCGCGATGACTCGGAACTCTCGCAG AGCACTGCCAAATCCTTGAGGCGTCTAATGCCAGTCAGG TTCTACAGCCTGTTGGAAAGCAATGCCATCGCCAACTCGACGCTCTCGCTGCGCAGCTGCACGATCTTTGTGCCCACCAATGAAGCCTTCCAGCGCTACAAGAGCAAAACTGCCCATGTGCTCTACCACATCA CAACTGCGGCGTACAGCCAACAGAATCTGCCCAACACCATTTCATCGGACATGGACGGCAATCCGCCACTCTACATCACAAAGAACTCCAATGGCGACATCTTTGTGAACAATGCCCGGATCATTCCCTCGCTGACCGTAGAGACGAACAGCGGTGGAAAGCGCCAG GTCATGCACATCATTGATGAGGTGCTGGAGCCGCTAACTGCCAAGTCTGGCGACTCGGACCCCATCAGCAATCCGGATGCCCTGAAGTTCCTGCAGCAGGCCGAGCAGCTCAACCTGGACAACTTCAATGTGCGCACTTATCGCAACCAAGTGACACTGGCCAAGAAGGAGTCTGTCTTCAAGTCTCCCGGAACGCACACCTTCCTCCTTCCCGTCGACGAGGGCTTCAAG CTCTCGGCTCGCAGCAGCTTGGTGGATGCTAAGGTCATCGATGGCCATATGATTCCAAACACTGTCATCTTCACTGCCGCCGCTCAGCACGACGATCCTAAGACTTCCGCCGCATTTGAGGATCTCCTCAAGGTTACCGTCAGCTTTTTCAAGCAAAAGAACGGAAAAA TGTACGTCAAGTCCAACACGATTGTGGGTGATAGTAAGCACCGGGAGGGAGTCGTCCTGGCCGAGATCGTCAAGGCCAACATTCCAGTGCGCAACGGAGTCGTCCATCTCATCCACCGCCCGCTGATGATCATCGATACGACGGTTACCCAATTCTTGCAG TCGTTCAAG TTCATGAAC GAGAACTCCGAGAATGGGGCGCTGCGCAAGTTCTACGAAGTAATCATGGACAACGGAGGAGCAGTCCTAGACGACATCAACAACCTATCCGAGGTGACCATTCTGGCCCCCAGCAATGAGGCTTGGAACTCATCCAAAATTAACAATCTTCTGGC AGATCGCAAAAAGTTGAGGCAAATCTTGAACATGCACATCATCAAGGACCGCTTGAACGTGGAAAAGATCCGGCAGAAGAATGCCAACTTG ATTGCCCAGGTACCCACAGTGAACAACAACACTTTCCTGTACTTCAACGTCCGCGGCGAGGGATCGGATGCCGTCATCACGGTCGAGGGTGGCGGTGTCAATGCCACCGTTATCCAAGCTGACGTGGCCCAGACCAATGGCTATGTCCACATCATCGATCATGTTTTGGGTGTGCCATACACCACTGTACTTGGAAAACTGGAGTCCGATCCCATGATGAG TGACACCTACAAGATGGGCGAGTTCTCGCACTTTAACGACCAGCTGAACAACACCCAGCGTCTCTTCACCTACTTCGTGCCCCGGGACAAGGGCTGGCAGAAGACCGAGCTGGATTACCCCTCCGCCCATAAGAAGCTCTTCATGCCCGACTTTTCCTATCAT TCCAAGTCCATTCTGGAGAGGCACTTGGCCATTGCAGATCGCGTTTACACCATGAAGGATCTGGTCCAATACTCACAGGAGAGCGGCAGCGTTATCCTGCCCACTTTCCGCGACTCGCTAAAAATTCGCGTGGAGGAGGAGAATGGAC ATCTACATGATGAGTATGCTAGTCACGAATGGACTG GCTATGTGATTACCTGGAACCACAAGAAGATCAACGTCTACCGGCCGGATGTGGAGTGCACCAACGGAATCATACACGTCATCGACTATCCGATCCTCGAGGAGAAGGACGTGGTCGTCAGCGGAGGTAGCTATCTGACAGAATCAACCATTTGCATCACCTTGGCCAACCTCATAATGATAACAGTAGCAAAGCTCTTGAACTAA